The following coding sequences are from one Ooceraea biroi isolate clonal line C1 chromosome 5, Obir_v5.4, whole genome shotgun sequence window:
- the LOC105284817 gene encoding magnesium-dependent phosphatase 1, giving the protein MENKPKIIIFDLDYTLWPFWVDTHVDPPFRKGARNEVVDAHGYVVRYYTDVPSVLKQLSEEGYELGVASRTSEIKGANQLLELFGWKKYFKYIEIFPAKKVAHFANIQKESQVDYKDMLFFDDEARNIFDISKLGVHAVLVRDGITCSLIENMLKVFSKQ; this is encoded by the exons atggaaaataagccaaaaatcattatttttgacTTAG atTATACTTTATGGCCATTTTGGGTTGACACTCATGTAGATCCTCCTTTTCGCAAAGG aGCACGGAATGAGGTGGTAGATGCGCATGGTTACGTCGTACGATATTATACTGATGTACCCAGTGTATTGAAACAATTATCTGAAGAAGGATACGAGCTCGGTGTAGCATCACGTACGTCAGAAATAAAGGGTGCTAAtcaattattagaattatttggCTGGAAGAAATACTTCaagtatattgaaatatttcctgCTAAAAAGGTCGCACATTTTGCTAA CATTCAGAAGGAATCTCAAGTTGACTACAAAGACATGCTTTTCTTCGACGATGAGGCTAGAAATATCTTTGACATTAGTAAACTTGGAGTTCATGCCGTATTAGTTCGAGATGGTATAACTTGTTCTCTTATAGAAAATATGCTAAAAGTATTTAgtaaacaataa